The Argentina anserina chromosome 3, drPotAnse1.1, whole genome shotgun sequence genome includes a region encoding these proteins:
- the LOC126786788 gene encoding alkaline ceramidase, with amino-acid sequence MAEGVSSFWGPVTSTIECCEKNYAYSSYIAEFFNTMSNISSILLALIGLINALRQRFEKRFSVLHISNMILAIGSMLYHATLQHVQQQSDETPMVWEMLLYMYILYSPDWHYRSTMPTFLFLYGAVFAAVHSVVRFEIGFKVHYVILCLLCIPRMYKYYIYTQDVYAKRLAKLYVATLLIGSLCWLGDNVFCKEVSSWPVNPQGHALWHLFMGFNSYFANTFLMFCRAQQRGWAPKIVHFMGLLPYVKIEKPKTQ; translated from the exons ATGGCTGAGGGAGTATCGAGCTTCTGGGGTCCTGTCACGTCCACGATTGAGTGTTGCGAGAAGAACTATGCCTACTCTTCTTATATTGCAGAGTTCTTCAACACTATGTCGAACATTTCCAGCATTCTCTTGGCACTCATCGGTCTTATAAATGCTCTAAGGCAGCGGTTTGAGAAGAGATTCAGTGTACTTCACATATCTAATATGATACTCGCCATTGGAAGCATGTTATACCACGCTACATTGCAGCATGT GCAACAGCAAAGTGATGAGACTCCTATGGTTTGGGAGATGCTCCTTTACATGTATATTCTCTACTCCCCAGATTGGCACTATCGCAGTACAATGCCGACATTCCTCTTCCTATATGGTGCAGTCTTTGCTGCTGTTCATTCAGTGGTCAGATTTGAGATTGGATTTAAGGTGCACTATGTGATCTTGTGCCTTCTTTGCATACCTCGAATGTACAAGTATTACATATACACACAGGACGTCTATGCCAAGAGGCTTGCAAAGCTGTACGTGGCCACTCTTCTGATAGGGAGTTTGTGTTGGCTTGGTGACAACGTTTTCTGCAAAGAGGTATCCAGTTGGCCTGTTAACCCACAAGGTCATGCCTTGTGGCATTTATTCATGGGTTTTAATTCCTATTTCGCAAACACTTTCTTGATGTTTTGCCGGGCTCAACAACGAGGATGGGCTCCAAAGATTGTTCATTTTATGGGGCTCTTGCCCTATGTGAAGattgaaaaaccaaaaacccaaTGA